The genomic window AAATAGGCGAGATTGCCACCATTACGTAGTTAAGACATCAAGTGAATGTCATCGTGTTTCTGAAGCTTACAAGCCAGCGAATGGAAAACATACGAAGACACACAGAAATAGTCACAGTCACGGCTGTGCACCTTGCATGCCCGCATACAATAATCAGGATGCAAATAGTCTTGAAGCCTACGACCTTGCTAGCCCTTGTTGTGATCCTCACTGCGTACCTAATTCTAGAAAGAAAGTGCGCCGTAAGAAGGAATCTTCTAAAGAgcataaaagaaaagaaaaatatcatcaaGTCGATAAATCTACACAGAAACCAGATGCTTGCCCGCACACTCACTCTAAGAAAGTTTGTAGCTCAGGTCAATGTTCCAATAGGTATCGTTACCTTACTACGGAATCAACACAAACTAGTCAGTGCAGCTTACAGTCATACGCGACGAGCAATAATACAGTACCATGTGATAATTCAGCCTCAAGTTATAGCACTTCACTCAGCAGTGATACTCTCTTCTGGGACAACGACCGTTCTGAAGCAAAATCCTCGCCGAAAATTCAGTACCAGAGCTCTCACCAACATGTTAAACCAAAGTCGTGGGATAATTTAGCAACAAAAGCTATTGGAGGATATGGCTTTGGTTATGGTTATTTAGACACAACAGTCAAACATACGAATAGATCTAAAAGTCATGGTCGCAGCCACAGCGGTCGCAGTGGGCAAACTCATCATGAGTACCAGCACCACACTCAAGAGAAGCACACACACAGGCAAAACGGAACGCCCCATCATTACGTTTATGGAAGAAGCCAAAGTCATTGCCCCCCAACTAAGTCTACGGAAAGTTTGATCGTGGTACCTAAATACCAATTAGAAAGCAGTGGATCTGAAAGTAGATTAGCTTGCGACTGTGGTGACTCGGTAGAATATTATCGTCGTATGGGACCTACAAAAAGCCCTGTCGAATCTCACACAAACTATTACACACAGCGTTTTATTTACCCCGCAcattcttacaaaaaaaaagatccaAACGTTAGTTCAGAAATAACTAGATTGTAAGAAGTTCATTCACTGGATATTTGCTCAAGTAAAAACTTACAGCTTATTTTGCAATATGAAATCAATTTTCTTGAGTAATTTGTAAGCTTTAGTCAACTTTACTCCAATAAGGTTCACAATTTGTACGAATAGTAATAAATGTAGTTTAAAGGAATAATAATGCGTCATAGTTTTGGTGATATTAATGTAATGAGCACAagaaaatgcaatattttttctcaaaataaaactttacagcGAAAATTTATACATAGGTATTTATGTCATGAAATTTTTCtcatattttgtgatttatatcGCTGTATTAAACGGCAGATTCAACGATCGTAGACCCTTTTGACACCATTTTATCAGCTTTATACTCGttgatatagtttttaataaaaaatatatataaatgacttttatttatttaaaccacAGTATTCCTTGTTGCTGTCTTGTTATAATTCTATCGCATCAAAATTTAtgataaagtaataaatcaaGACTAAAGTAGAGAGTAAGAAGGACGATTGGAAACAAATGTATGATGtatgatgaatattaaattgtttcgaTTTGTCTACATCAATAACTACTTTTAAAGGCAAAAGTgtttaatctaaattaatttatcataccTACTAAACACCGAGTAGAATATATAGACCAATTCAGTGTCCAAAGAACTCACGAGTCAAgatgtagaaataaattaaacagttttaaataaacggTTTAGATGAAAATTCAAATCGAGCTTCGagagccattttttttttgtttatttattttctgtcaaAGGAAGCTGAAACGATGCATCAAGAGAGAGCATAGTACTTTTATCACCTTACCAGGGTAGTTACCTCTAGTCTGCTAGATGCTTAGTAGACATCGTATTATCGATATCTTATCTAACCATGTAGTTAGACTTAAAAGACTTATGAAAAATACTGCCatcaatgtaatgtaatttatacactaaaaatatactatatataatattcaaaagctCTATTCAAggatataacaaatatttccgTTCTCGCCATTGTCtcttataaacttaaaatttattaagaatatacaGGAATAAGCGATGTATAAATTTCAAGGATAATTTTTTTCCGTTTTCTTcatgaaatctttatttttttttgttcaagttGAAATTATGATGCAATAGCTGATATATAATGGAATTATCACATTTGGATTTTGGAAGCCTAATTTCGCAAATCTGGACCACTGTCTTATCTGCATCTTACTTCCTTATGCGCAAGTATAGCGATCGGGTACTATCTCCGAAATTGGGTGGCTGAACTGTGTATCTTGTTTGAGTTCATCTCAGTTCGAGGGTCAGGTAGCGGGCGGTGCGCCAGAGTGTCCGCAGAATTTGTTCGTCGTCCGCCGCCATGCGACCACCGCGCGTGCTCGGCCCGACCCGGCTGTCGATACTCGTACTAACTCTCATATCATACGCGAACTCGCAAACTCAGGTAAACAAAATCAAACTgaaattttaagcaattatattaaaaaacatatttatcacctaaacttaaataattttcggTTCTTTAAtccgaaattataataatatacaactaATTAAATCTTTCAGGAGCGTTTGCTGTGCAAGCAGCCAGGCACACAAAACTGCTTTTTGTGGCTATTTAATTTGGAAGGTGATCGAATCAGTACAAATGGCcatataacaacaaatattccTTATAACTGTGGCTTAACCGAGAAACGATTTATTTCTTCTCACGGAAAATTCTTTaaggtaatataattaatatttttttgtctttaatatttattttgtacatatttgtgTATTGATTGCATTggcgaatattaaaatttcacttaTAATTGCAAAGCGATATCAAAGCATCCCATCAAATGAGACAAATTTTCTATATTCAGtcatatcttaaaaaatatattttacaatacaatttcgcgtatattgtatttgtacatttttaaaacaattttcaacatAAGTAataagtgttaaattaaaatgtttttctacAGAAATACTATGTTCTAtgcttattaactttttattgaaatcttaagtgtttaatttgaatttattaatgctTTATACTTCGTCCTTTTTTCGTAATTCAATTATGTCTAAACTATTCCCATGTCATAATACcgtagaacatttttttatatacttacttaataGATCTATACTCAATTGATATtgagtattatacatatatatatatatatatatatatatgtaagatATCTTTTACTTcagacatatttataaaaataattatcgctTTAATTTACCTTTTATTAAGGGTTAAGTAGGTACaagttaaattaacataaaataaatattaattagctgAATAACTAattcactattattattattatataaattaaacaatacattttgaatCAAGTAAagctaaatttcattaaaaaaagcgTATTCATTAAATCCCAATAGTGTATACAGTATAGAATCTAAAGAAATGAGGATAtccacaattataaaaaaaaattaaaggattatcgtaaaattagtaaatacattatttttaaaatattttactcgtgttaatattataaaaaacatatattaaacatgcgttacatagattttaaaaatggacACAATTTAATATGACCTacttaaagataataatttcgGAGTGAAGACATACATCCCTTTAAGGTTATctcgtataataaattaataatatgtatgtctTATGATTGAGCTCTCAATCATCTGTTAGACGCGTTGACCTAAAACGTTTGGACGTATTATATAAGTTCTACTTATTAAAAtagcattaatataatattaagttttaataggCATCGATTATATGAAAAAgtactcaataaaaaaaaactaatgacacttgaaaatgttttgaaacTTAAAAGAATGCCAACTTTAATTGAATTCATTTttggattaatttaattcaaagttcAAGCGTTTCAAAACGCTGCCGATTTAAccattaatcaattaaaatccaGTCGTTTGAGCGCGTTTTTATTGTCGTTCATTTGTCAATGACTTTTGagcttttattatatacatcatGGAAAGATAAAACgatgaatgaaaaataactGAAGGTATATcaatgttttacaataaagttACTTGTAGTGTAACTTAAGCTTACAAGTTAAAGTAGTTGATTTCGTCATTTTCATCGCCCGATAGCGAACttcaactttataattataatggatGCGATAGTTTGAGTTGTGTTCTTTAATACAAATgtgtttaaatttcttataataaatttataattatataagtaaattttaagcTTCGAGATATCGTATAATAGTACTAAAACCATAATAATGTCGTCATTACAGTTGCCTAATTATTTCTTTCTATattctcataaaaataatacgataaGAAAATTATGTTAAGAACCAAGACCTATCTTTTGTTTCCTTGACCTGTAACGTTACTAAATGaactttgttaaattattagagCAACTCTTATATACAATTGTGTCAAGGCGAAAGAAGtgataaaacgaaattaaaataatttccccGTTTTAgtgatgaaaattattttactgacaTTCTCAGTACTTCATATACTACTCTTACAAagtaataacaatacattataaatatatacatgtatatgtatgtaatgggTTATAATAGgtgtaacaataattttaaggcttttatcaatatttgatataatcaaCTGTTTACGATAACGTTCAACGTGATCTTGACCAAATAAATCGATGATCTGATGACTATATTATGGCCTAGATTAAAGTCAGAACAATCAaagttaatgtaaaatgttggTTCCGCATTGATCTCACGATTGCACTATCATCGGATTTTGGGAAAAAGGGATTAGAGTGCACCAGTGCTTCCGCATTCACTTgtgatttataatatgtacaatgtacagGATCTACATTTTTTAGGCACTAAGCTCCGCAgatatatgataatgtaagtACTTAGCTGATACTTACTTTTGTACTCTatggagaaataaaataaaatgtatgaatatatttattaattcatacatTAACTCCCGTACAGGGATGTACTTTAATATTGGCAGCCGTACGTGAAATTTGATTAggagaaaaataattactttgtaaagtagaaaaaataatatctaagaaGATGTTATCACCGATAGGAAATTAATTTACAGCAATATATTCAGTTTaaagtgatattaaaatacataagttTGAATCGACCCAACATAACACATTTAAGACAAGTAATTTTCAgcttatattaaacaataaagatcTAGTGTAACCGATGCTACATATGCGCGAATCGATCTAACACGTAAACTCAGTACCAGAACAATCGCAGGTTTTGTTCGATTAATATAGTTTGGTTATTACCAcagtatatcataaatattaacaataatgtaaaaatactaGTATTAACGTATACATTGATATAAAGTATATACGTACattcaagtataatatttattattctgataGAAATAGTGACGGATATGTTAACATGagaaataaagacaaaatttaAGACACGGCGAAGTcaatacatcattttataaGACTAAGAAAgcgtttctaaaataaaatttactaccaCAATTACTAATCCATTCACATAAACTGAAAACTGTGGAAAGTTGTCGTTTCTTTTATGCAAggtgtataaaaaatgtaaccttaaaatatatacatatgcctacttaattttaattattattaatattaacctaCTTAGTTTTTTCCATTTCTTCTCGAAAGAATCTGCGTTACCAACGAGTGCTAGCGAGAAcgttcaatcaaaattaaatgactCAATAAGTATTAaagatattatgtttaattttttcgaCACAGGTCagacaaatagaaaaaaaaacacaattgaaaaaaatattttgcaataaagtGATCTTAGTTGGCCGTTTCTTTGATTGGAAGGAGGTAGAAAACGCATTAGATATTTCAACCAGAGTACGTCGTCAAAGTTTTACTCCCAGAGGAAGATATCGAGGACAAACTCAATCGCAGTATTTGGCAATAGACAGAGGCAATGGCAAAGATGAAGGCCGAGCTGAAGCTCTGTCAGCAGCAGATTCTTCAAGAGCTAGCGTCAGTAAGTTAATagcaatacatacatattaattactacTTTTAGCTTTTCTGCGATACTCCAAATAAACACCATATAAAAGTTTATCCCTTACCGTCCGGATTTGACTAGATACAATAAATCTAATCATACCGCTAGACTTCGATTGATGACTCGAGCACATAAAAGCTGAACGGTAAGTGCGAACCAATTTTCTAGTAGGTTCAACGTCAAGCAATTGTCTATAAAAGTGTTTCAATTAGTTTTTATGCAACTACAAACAAtcctaaacaaattaaaaaacaaaaggtcAAGCAAATAACAGTAGTTTAAGtgctttttatttctaatataaagagatgtaattaaaataacataattatcacAAAATTAACCACAATAAAAATTACCTCACAACGAGATCGTTCGGCGTGATGCCGATTTTATCAGACCatttcctttatatataaatataaacaaaactaaaaaaagccAAGTCAGCATGGATCTTTGGGTAATACTAAACAAAACTATAAGAtgtcttttataattttcactCATTTTTTCCTCTTGAAGGTGGTAATAGCGGCATGGGTCAAGCACAAAGTCAATCATTATACGATCCTAATTGTGACGATTGTTATGGCAAGTCCAATCATGAAGTAGAGAATTTAAAACGTCCTATTGGATATAAGCCTGGAGATATTGGATACGCCCCAAATTCGGGATCTTCATGGCCAACTCTTGCTCAAAATGGTGGTTACAATCCAACTGATGGACAACGGTACGTGCCAGGACAAAATATTCCAGATGAGCTAGGATTAGTACAAGAGCCAGGATTACATGGGTCAAATGCAAAACCGGGTAATAGAAATGTCCAATCTAGCGGAACAGAGCCAAATGGACCAGGTACATTAGGAAGTAATAATTATAGACCAAATGGTGCAACAGGTAATGGATATTATCCATATGGTAATGAAGGTGCAAATTTTAGACCCGTTCCTGGAAATAATGGGTATTTACCTAATGGAAGCATAGATAGTAGGCTACCAAATAGGTATGATCCCAATCATGGTATTGATGATAGATATAGGCCTAATGATGGCTCTGGAGGCTTTGGGCCTGGTAGGAACCCAGATTATATGGGGGGAAATCCGCAAGATTTAAGTGGATTAGGACCTAATGGAGCAAATGAAAAGAGCAACGCTCCTAGCATAGATAGCAATGGTTTTAGACCCAGTGGATCCCATGCAGGTGGGTATATCCCAAATATCAACGCAGGAACGAATAGAGGTCCAGGTGTAGATAATTATAATCCAAATCAAGGTCACCGGCAAGGAGACATTCCAACGAGTCCAGGCAATTCTGTACCTCAAGTTGGTACTTATAGGCCAGGACAGACACCTAATCAAATCACACAAGGCGAATCAAACAATCCTAAACAAGTAGATTCAAATTTTACTCCTAGTGTAGGAAATGGAGTATCGGGTGGTACTTATCCTGCAGTTAGGACAACTGGAAATCCAGTTGGATTCGGAACAGGGCAATCCGGTACACCAAACATAAACTGGCCTATAGCATCAGGACCTTATCAAGTACCCGGGGGAAATGTGTACTGTTGTGTCATTCCAAATAACGGAATAACTGGAAATATGTATCCAAATAATTTTGAAGCTGTGAAAGGAACGCCAACCATTCCATATGGAACTAATATGCCTGAAGTAAGTGGCGGTACCAATGTACCTGGTGGACAATACAAACCTGGTGGTCATTACATACCAGGAACAACTGGTAGTACAACTGTGCCGGGCCAATTTCTACTTGGCAATACCGGGGGCCCTTTAGCACCAGGGAGTCAATATGGCGTGAATACTTATCCAAGTGGACAGTATATACCTACTAATACTGGAAACAATATTGGCATACCAGGAGGACAATATGTACCCGGTAGTACAGGGGATGCCTCtgtgcctagaaatcaatacgGGCCAGGTGGCACTTCTGTGCCGGGAGGACAATATAGTCAAGGTAGGAGCAGTGGTCCTTCGGTCCCGGGAGGACAATATGGACCAGGTGGAAGCATAGGTTCAACGGTGCCAGGAGGTCAATATGGCCCAGGTGGAAACAGTGGTCCTTCCGTTCCGGGAGGACAATATGGACCAGGTGGAAGCAGCGGTTCTACGTTGCCGGGAGGACAATATGGACCAGGTGGAAGCGGCGATTCTACGGTGCCGGGAGGACGATATGGTCCAGATGGAAGCAGTGGTCCTTCGATTCCAGGTGGACAATATGGACCAGGTGGAAGTATCGGCTCTACGGTGCCGGGAGGACAATATGGTCCAGGTGGAAGCATTGGTCCTTCGGTTCCGAGAGGACAATATGGGCCAGATGGAAGCAGTGGTCCTTCGGTTCCGGGAGGACAATATGGTCCAGGTGGAAGCAGTGGCCCTTCGGTTCCGGGAGGACAATATGGACCAGGTGGAAGCAGCGGTTCTACGGTGCCGAGAGGACAATATGGGCCAGATGGAAGCAGTGGTCCTTCGGTTCCGGGAGGACAATATGGTCCAGGTGGAAGCAGTGGCCCTTCGGTTCCGGGAGGACAATATGGACCAGGTGGAAGCAGCGGTTCTACGGTGCCGAGAGGACAATATGGACCAGGTGGAAGCAGCGGTTCTACGGTGCCAGGTCAATATGGACCAGGTGGAAGCAGCGATCCTTCGGCTCCGGGAGGACAATATGGACCAGGTGGAAGCAGTGGTTCTACGGTGCCGGGAGGACAATATGGACCAGGTGGAAGCAGTGGTTCTACGCTGCCGGGAGGACAATATGGTCCAGGTGGAGGCAGTGGTTCTACGATGCCGGGAGGACAATATGGTCAAGGTGGAGGCAGTGGTTCTACGATGCCGGGAAGCTCATATGGACCAGGTGGAAGCGGTGGTTCTACGATGCCGGGAGGACAATATGGTCCAGGTAGAAGCAGTGGTCCTTCGGTTCCGGGAGGACAATATGGACCAGGTAGAAGCAGCGGTTCTACGGTGCCGGGAAGACAATATGGTCAGGGTGGAAGCAGCGGCCCTTCGGTTCCGGGAGGACAATATGGTCAAGATGGAAGCAGTGGCCCTTCGGTTCCGGGAGGACAATATGGACCAGGTGGAAGCAGTATTTCTACGGTGCCGGGAGGACAACACGGTCCAGGTGGTGGCAGTGGTTCTACGATGCCGGGAGGACAATACGGTCCAGGTGGTGGCAGTGGTTCTACGATGCCGGGAAGCTCATATGGACCAGGTGGAAGTGGCGGTTCTACGGTGCCGGGTGGACAATATGGTCCAGGTGGAGGCACGGGAACTTCAGTTCCGGGAGGACAGTATGGTCCAGGTGGAAGCAGTGGTTCTACAGTGCCGGGAGGACAATATAGACCAGGTGGAGGCAGCGGGACTACGGTGCCGGGAGGACAATATGGACCAGGTGGAAGCAGCGGTTCTACGGTGCCGGGAGGACAATATGGTCCAGGTGGAGGCAGTGGTTCTACAGTACCGGGAGGTCAATATGGACCAATTGGAGAAAGCAGCAACACTATGCCGGGAGGGCAATATGGGCCTTCTGGTTCTCGTGGCTCATCTGTACCTGGAGGACAATATATACCTACTGATACGAGAGGTACAGGACAGTATATACCAGGCAATCAGTATGTTCCGGGCGCAACGGGTAATGCTGGAAATACTCTTATACCCGGAGGTCACTACGCAACAGGTGGTACTGTCTCTCCTGGAGGACAATATGGTAAAGGCAACGCCTACCCTGGATCAGGAATGAACCAAAGCAAGACTCCTCAAGGATTTTATAACCAGGGTGTAAGTATATTCCATGAAAAATTAGTTCAAAActcattttgataatattaaataataatcaacatatttttttaggttcCAACGGGCCCAAATACCGATTATAATGGTAagcaaaattcaaatatatgtatattgccgtatagaaagaaataaaaacaaaatagttcaGACCATTTGGCTCACAGCTTCAAAATAGaaacaagttttaaaaaatgttctataCGTGCAAATTATGTGGTTTcttcaaatattcaataatacctCTGGGCAAACACAATTAGTATTCAAAAGATGAAAACTACTTTGTATAATAGTAACATAATCATAACTTTTAAGATTTTACTaagaattatacttatttatatttttatttcttataataggaGTTCCACAGAATTATTTGGATCCTAACACAGTCGCCGCTGATGGGGATGACTCAGAAGCTGAAGCTAATGTTGCTCAAAATATAAATGGAACTACGGCAAGCGCATCCTCGAAAGGTGGTAATGACAAGGGTCGAGCGCAAACAAGCGTGCAAGGTACATACACAGGAAGTGGATCTTTTCAAGCACAAGCACAAATTACTGGTGAAAATAAGGAAGCTCAGAGTGAAGTAAGTGGGGGTAAAAAAGGAGCTTCGAGTTCAGCGTCCGGCAGcggcaaaaataataaatcccaAGCAAACGTTCAGTTGGGTTCAGAAACTGGCTCCGTACAAACACAGTCACAAAGCAATGGCGTAATGCATTCATCAAACTCACAAGTACAGGGTAGTGTAAAAGGCGGCATGGCAGATGCACAAGCACGTGGACCAGGAAGTACATCGTCTCAAGCTCAAATTGGCTTTACACCTTACAAAGACGAAGATAAATCTAGACATGATCTTCAACGAATTCCATTTACGGGTGGGGGTATGGCATCAGCACAATCAAGTGGTCGAACTGGTCAATCACAATCACAGCTACACGgtacatttaaatatggaataacgTATAATGGGGCAGCTCAATCAGGAGCAAGTTTAGATAAAGATGCAGTATTTCCTAACAGACTTCCTTTTGAAAAGATCGATGTTTTTGAtgaaaaagagaaaaatataaatgtcgaCAAAATAAACATGGATATCACAGAAACACCGCAATCTTTGGATTATGAACCGCCAATATTAGGATCTTCAACTTTATCTGAATCGTCTTCCATTAAAGAAAACGTTGAAATGCCAACGACAGAAAATGTTATTGATGAATCGATGAAAAATTCTGAAAGCAGGTATGCCAGCCATCCTCACACAGATCATCATACACCGGACTCAGACAACACCACGTATTCAAATGGACCTACATTGTTAGGTAGTAGGAgatcttttaaaacaaattacggATCGATGCCTGACTACGAATTTACCACTGACAAAGACGAAACTCAGCCTGAATATGATACTGATGTAGGTTATGAAGGAGACGGCAATGAAGCTAGTGATGTAGAGCAAAATGAATATTCTAACTATGATGAATATTCAAGAGATTCACCGACGCATCAATATCTTCAAAACACAAATAGAAAAGGACTTGAAGTACAACAAACAACTGGGGGCAACACTCAACACATAATACTAGGAGCTTTAAAGGACCAAAATGCAGAAATAATACAAAGAGATACAGAACGTCCCGACGAAAATAGAGTTTATCAACCAGGTGAACGCGTTCCAGGTACTGGTGGATATACAATACCCGTTGGATTTACTGGTAGTGTTAAATCAGTTGCATCGAAGGACAAGACTTACGTGGTAGGATCAAAAGATTTTCCATCTCAAGCACAAACCGTTACTTTAACTCCAGGGAagggtaaaataaaatatacgcatCCTTCGACTTATGGAAAGTATGTAAAGCCCAAAAACTTAAGGTCGCTGCAGAGTTCGAaggaaaatgataataatagatATGTATCAGTTTCAAAGTCTGTTACTCGAGCTCTTGACAGCGATAATAACATACGCAAACAATATTCACACACCTATTATACAAAGTCATCCTCGTGCGGATACTTTACATTTACGTGTACCATGGTGAGCAGTGCAGAAGGAAGAAAAAAGGTATGCAAGCCAAAGATGCCTACTAACCCCGACGGAACTCCAATAAGatgctaatatattttatttaggtaataatGTAGCCTTTTGATCATAAAAATGATTTAGTATTTACTCTAGCtactaactttaaaatatttacgtaaaaatcttagtattgaattaataaGTTGTAATGagcaaaacatttataaactttaatgaatatttcttaagcaacaggaaatattatgtattttaatgtaagcTGTAAATAATCTaggtacaaataaaatattttgtattataattctgtatttaaattataaatcaattatattactataatcaAATCATAACGTAATGGTCGTTACTTTTTGATCTAAAAATTTTCACCACAAAAAATATCTGATCCTTAGAACAGTCAAATTTATCCCAGGGACTTGAATTACATAAAAAGAACATTTCGAATGAATAcagtttattgatatattttaagtacattcatatattgtttcaaatatGTAATCATCACGTCGACATGAGAATAGTGACACAAAAGTTATCATGATTTTACAATTAACGACACTTGTCGATTACATTTAGTTGGAAAAAACACCGTTTGACAAATCACTTAAGTATCTAATTAAATAGTAGATCTCtaattaacatttcatttatgtaataatacatttaaggaACGCGTAAAATGAGTCTTTGTTGTGatataaatttctaaataaagtacaataaatatacaagaaCACTGGGaatatcatacaaataattttattttatttttagatagaaTCTGCACGGACAAACGTTTGTGTTAGAAGTATTTATTACGAGTGCCAATAAATTCGGGCCAACGAGTACAAtctacaagattaaattaaaaacagatttcaaataattatacaagAGATAATTATTTGCGTAAAATAggtaatcttttaaatatatctatctattactaaatacataatCAAGTCACAGGaatgttaaattaatgaattttattatccACTATGAACACGAACAGATTTCAAAAAGACACATTTACATTATCCGAAAGAATTACAAGTTAGTGAAATGAAACATTATATCTTACGATAGCCTAACAcagtgatataatatatatatatgcatatgcCGTCTCTATCAGTTTTTCAATCCTCTATTTACAagagcttaaaatatttataaacattacatttaaattttgtttctgacattattgtatcaaaaaagtaactttgatactttaaaatatagacgtttttctataaaatttaaatatattaaaatattgtatgaagTGTACACAGTTTGAAAATTCCGAATACAATATCAATCAAACGGAGGTGCTGAAGGtcagtaaatatgtataatcgACATTTTCATTTTTCGTGTCATCCATTTTCACACAGAATTTTGAAATGATTGTGTCATTTAATAGCCAACTAAAActatgcaaatatatttcatgatttcaaaatattattgaattctcGATTAATTGCAATAGA from Vanessa tameamea isolate UH-Manoa-2023 chromosome Z, ilVanTame1 primary haplotype, whole genome shotgun sequence includes these protein-coding regions:
- the LOC113402105 gene encoding collagen alpha-1(III) chain isoform X2, yielding MRPPRVLGPTRLSILVLTLISYANSQTQERLLCKQPGTQNCFLWLFNLEGDRISTNGHITTNIPYNCGLTEKRFISSHGKFFKVRQIEKKTQLKKIFCNKVILVGRFFDWKEVENALDISTRVRRQSFTPRGRYRGQTQSQYLAIDRGNGKDEGRAEALSAADSSRASVSGNSGMGQAQSQSLYDPNCDDCYGKSNHEVENLKRPIGYKPGDIGYAPNSGSSWPTLAQNGGYNPTDGQRYVPGQNIPDELGLVQEPGLHGSNAKPGNRNVQSSGTEPNGPGTLGSNNYRPNGATGNGYYPYGNEGANFRPVPGNNGYLPNGSIDSRLPNRYDPNHGIDDRYRPNDGSGGFGPGRNPDYMGGNPQDLSGLGPNGANEKSNAPSIDSNGFRPSGSHAGGYIPNINAGTNRGPGVDNYNPNQGHRQGDIPTSPGNSVPQVGTYRPGQTPNQITQGESNNPKQVDSNFTPSVGNGVSGGTYPAVRTTGNPVGFGTGQSGTPNINWPIASGPYQVPGGNVYCCVIPNNGITGNMYPNNFEAVKGTPTIPYGTNMPEVSGGTNVPGGQYKPGGHYIPGTTGSTTVPGQFLLGNTGGPLAPGSQYGVNTYPSGQYIPTNTGNNIGIPGGQYVPGSTGDASVPRNQYGPGGTSVPGGQYSQGRSSGPSVPGGQYGPGGSIGSTVPGGQYGPGGNSGPSVPGGQYGPGGSSGSTLPGGQYGPGGSGDSTVPGGRYGPDGSSGPSIPGGQYGPGGSIGSTVPGGQYGPGGSIGPSVPRGQYGPDGSSGPSVPGGQYGPGGSSGPSVPGGQYGPGGSSGSTVPRGQYGPDGSSGPSVPGGQYGPGGSSGPSVPGGQYGPGGSSGSTVPRGQYGPGGSSGSTVPGQYGPGGSSDPSAPGGQYGPGGSSGSTVPGGQYGPGGSSGSTLPGGQYGPGGGSGSTMPGGQYGQGGGSGSTMPGSSYGPGGSGGSTMPGGQYGPGRSSGPSVPGGQYGPGGGSGSTMPGGQYGPGGGSGSTMPGSSYGPGGSGGSTVPGGQYGPGGGTGTSVPGGQYGPGGSSGSTVPGGQYRPGGSSGSTVPGGQYGPGGGSGSTVPGGQYGPIGESSNTMPGGQYGPSGSRGSSVPGGQYIPTDTRGTGQYIPGNQYVPGATGNAGNTLIPGGHYATGGTVSPGGQYGKGNAYPGSGMNQSKTPQGFYNQGVPTGPNTDYNGVPQNYLDPNTVAADGDDSEAEANVAQNINGTTASASSKGGNDKGRAQTSVQGTYTGSGSFQAQAQITGENKEAQSEVSGGKKGASSSASGSGKNNKSQANVQLGSETGSVQTQSQSNGVMHSSNSQVQGSVKGGMADAQARGPGSTSSQAQIGFTPYKDEDKSRHDLQRIPFTGGGMASAQSSGRTGQSQSQLHGTFKYGITYNGAAQSGASLDKDAVFPNRLPFEKIDVFDEKEKNINVDKINMDITETPQSLDYEPPILGSSTLSESSSIKENVEMPTTENVIDESMKNSESRYASHPHTDHHTPDSDNTTYSNGPTLLGSRRSFKTNYGSMPDYEFTTDKDETQPEYDTDVGYEGDGNEASDVEQNEYSNYDEYSRDSPTHQYLQNTNRKGLEVQQTTGGNTQHIILGALKDQNAEIIQRDTERPDENRVYQPGERVPGTGGYTIPVGFTGSVKSVASKDKTYVVGSKDFPSQAQTVTLTPGKGKIKYTHPSTYGKYVKPKNLRSLQSSKENDNNRYVSVSKSVTRALDSDNNIRKQYSHTYYTKSSSCGYFTFTCTMVSSAEGRKKVCKPKMPTNPDGTPIRC